One genomic region from Desulfobaccales bacterium encodes:
- a CDS encoding rhodanese-like domain-containing protein codes for MTKNRMYFVSGLMLIAALALAGCGKSWSGKELDTEKSAVTLSREVARGGYKLVTTEELKGWIDQKKPMMIIDTMPLQDSYVKQHVPGAVQYEFPIPEVKEMDDAAKAKFEQFLGPDKDKTLVFYCGFVKCTRSHNGAMWAVKLGYKNVYRYPGGIKAWAEAGYPVAKGDK; via the coding sequence ATGACCAAAAATCGCATGTATTTCGTGAGCGGGCTCATGCTTATCGCGGCGCTGGCCCTGGCGGGCTGCGGCAAATCCTGGTCCGGCAAAGAACTGGATACGGAGAAATCCGCCGTGACTTTGTCCCGGGAAGTGGCGCGGGGCGGCTACAAACTGGTGACTACCGAGGAACTGAAGGGCTGGATCGACCAAAAGAAACCCATGATGATCATCGACACCATGCCATTACAGGACAGTTATGTGAAGCAACATGTCCCCGGTGCGGTGCAGTATGAGTTTCCCATCCCGGAAGTGAAGGAGATGGATGACGCCGCCAAGGCGAAATTCGAGCAATTCCTGGGACCCGACAAGGATAAGACCCTGGTGTTCTACTGCGGTTTCGTCAAATGCACCCGCAGCCACAACGGCGCCATGTGGGCGGTGAAGCTGGGTTATAAAAACGTCTACCGGTATCCCGGGGGCATCAAGGCCTGGGCGGAGGCCGGCTACCCGGTAGCCAAAGGGGATAAATAG
- a CDS encoding MauE/DoxX family redox-associated membrane protein, whose amino-acid sequence MNLLENPGKSKPGQPETLVVERGQVLRCPDLDWKVCLTWLYHFLRLALAGIFIYAGVIKLLDPKAFAHAIAQYDLVPEGLLPLVATGLPALEVLAGLGLILEVRGSLTITAVLLLVFLLILGYAVSQNLDIDCGCFTADELDAQHNVTTAFWRDLMMIGATLFLYWRRRSRAPQGLWIRRLTLRLKGETTQ is encoded by the coding sequence GTGAATTTATTGGAAAACCCCGGCAAGTCCAAGCCTGGTCAGCCCGAGACGCTGGTCGTGGAACGCGGCCAGGTGCTGCGATGCCCTGACCTGGATTGGAAGGTTTGCCTGACTTGGCTGTATCATTTTCTGAGACTGGCTCTGGCCGGAATCTTCATCTACGCGGGGGTGATAAAGCTCCTGGACCCCAAGGCCTTTGCCCACGCCATCGCCCAGTATGACCTGGTGCCAGAGGGCTTGCTGCCCCTGGTGGCAACTGGGCTCCCGGCCCTGGAAGTGCTGGCGGGCCTTGGATTGATTTTGGAAGTCCGGGGCAGCCTGACCATCACAGCGGTTCTGCTCCTCGTGTTCCTGTTGATTCTGGGATACGCCGTCTCGCAGAACCTTGACATTGACTGCGGCTGTTTCACCGCAGACGAACTGGACGCCCAACACAATGTTACGACCGCGTTCTGGCGTGACCTGATGATGATCGGCGCAACTCTTTTCCTTTACTGGCGGCGGCGGAGTCGAGCACCCCAAGGCCTCTGGATCAGAAGGTTAACATTACGGTTGAAAGGAGAAACAACCCAATGA
- a CDS encoding lytic transglycosylase domain-containing protein, protein MVLIVICMLAGLWLLPAGVGAGPGLPMGTPPQVAPSEALRLPYYAPPSQMYLCGEPVPLDDPGVREALDREFTVEVWSRAQTTMWLKRAARYFPEIERKLRSRRLPLDLKYVVLVESDLRTQAKSSAGALGPWQFMGPTAQRFQLRCDKAVDERLEFGAATDAALTYLTNLYQLFHSWPLALAAYNAGEGRVQKAIVAQGVHDYYRLSLPEETERYVFRVLAAKTILEDPARYGYDIPGDQLYSPQDYDEVRLTLAQEVPIRRLAEASGTYYKVIKTLNPWIKGDALGAGTYRLKIPKGSTPRFEAAMRPAQPLQGGSGAGVKK, encoded by the coding sequence ATGGTGCTGATCGTCATATGTATGCTGGCTGGCTTGTGGCTCCTCCCCGCCGGGGTGGGGGCGGGTCCGGGCCTCCCCATGGGCACGCCGCCCCAGGTTGCGCCCTCCGAGGCCTTGCGTCTTCCTTACTATGCGCCGCCGTCTCAAATGTATCTCTGCGGGGAGCCGGTGCCCCTGGACGATCCCGGGGTCAGGGAAGCCCTGGACCGGGAATTCACCGTCGAAGTTTGGAGCCGCGCCCAAACCACCATGTGGCTGAAGCGAGCTGCCCGTTACTTCCCGGAAATCGAGCGCAAACTGCGGTCCCGGCGTCTGCCCTTAGACCTGAAATATGTGGTCCTGGTGGAGAGCGACTTGCGCACCCAGGCCAAATCCTCCGCGGGCGCGCTCGGCCCCTGGCAATTCATGGGTCCCACGGCCCAGCGTTTCCAGTTGCGTTGCGATAAAGCCGTGGACGAACGCCTGGAGTTCGGCGCCGCCACGGACGCGGCCCTGACCTATCTGACCAATCTATACCAGTTATTTCATAGCTGGCCCCTGGCCCTGGCGGCCTACAACGCCGGGGAAGGGCGCGTCCAGAAGGCCATAGTCGCCCAGGGAGTTCATGACTATTATCGCCTCAGCCTGCCGGAGGAGACCGAACGCTATGTTTTTCGCGTCCTGGCGGCCAAAACCATCCTGGAGGACCCGGCCCGGTACGGCTATGATATTCCCGGTGATCAGCTTTACTCCCCCCAGGATTATGACGAAGTGCGCTTGACCCTGGCCCAGGAGGTGCCCATCAGGAGATTGGCGGAGGCCAGCGGCACCTATTACAAGGTCATCAAGACCCTCAACCCCTGGATCAAGGGAGACGCCCTCGGTGCCGGGACCTATCGCCTGAAAATTCCCAAGGGATCGACCCCCCGCTTTGAGGCGGCCATGCGTCCGGCGCAGCCGCTCCAGGGTGGCAGCGGTGCCGGGGTTAAGAAATAA
- a CDS encoding amidohydrolase yields the protein MMSNLEKTPVSLLIQGAWVLTMNPQHEVFSPGAVALNGEEIVAVGSQAELSSRYAPAQVLDYPQGLIAPGLINAHTHAAMALFRGLADDLPLNEWLNNHIFPAESRVNGDFVYWGTKLAIAEMLLSGTTTFTDMYLFAGDVAKAAVETGIRAVVGEVLYDFPSPNYGPPAAGLKFSEELCRTFRDHPLIKVAIQPHAVYTCSPDLLLECGELAEKYDTRLIIHLSETSQEVRDCQSRYGATPVGHLYRLGLLNRRLLADHAVVLSLADLMLLGASGAGVAHCPESNMKLASGIAPVAELLKRGVTVALGTDGCASNNNLDLLQEMDTAAKLQKVHCLDPTVLPAPTALKMATLNGARVLGLENQVGALVPGLKGDIIVIDLDQPHLTPIYDPYSHLVYAATGADVQTVLVHGRILVQDRRLLSFDLEETLARARELAGGLLAKKVGNLASRHG from the coding sequence ATGATGTCCAACCTGGAGAAAACCCCGGTTTCTTTGCTCATTCAGGGTGCTTGGGTGTTGACCATGAACCCGCAGCACGAGGTTTTTTCCCCGGGGGCCGTGGCCCTTAATGGAGAGGAAATCGTCGCGGTGGGTTCTCAAGCTGAACTTTCGAGTCGCTACGCCCCGGCCCAGGTCCTGGATTATCCCCAGGGTCTGATCGCCCCCGGCCTCATCAATGCCCACACCCATGCCGCCATGGCCCTGTTCCGGGGCCTGGCCGACGACCTGCCCCTTAACGAATGGCTCAATAACCACATTTTCCCTGCAGAGAGCCGGGTCAATGGCGATTTTGTCTATTGGGGCACCAAGTTGGCGATAGCCGAAATGCTCCTCTCCGGCACCACCACCTTCACCGATATGTATCTCTTTGCCGGAGACGTGGCCAAGGCCGCGGTCGAAACCGGCATTCGGGCGGTGGTGGGGGAAGTGCTCTATGATTTTCCGTCGCCCAATTACGGCCCACCCGCCGCGGGGCTGAAGTTCAGCGAAGAGCTGTGCCGTACCTTCCGGGATCATCCCCTGATCAAGGTCGCCATCCAGCCCCATGCGGTCTATACCTGCTCGCCGGACTTATTGCTGGAATGTGGGGAGTTGGCGGAAAAGTACGACACCCGCCTCATCATCCATCTGTCCGAAACCTCTCAAGAGGTGAGGGACTGCCAGAGCCGTTACGGGGCAACGCCGGTGGGGCATCTCTACCGCCTGGGCCTGCTCAACCGGAGGCTTCTGGCGGACCATGCCGTGGTATTGAGCCTGGCGGACCTTATGCTGCTGGGGGCCAGCGGCGCCGGGGTGGCCCATTGCCCCGAGTCTAACATGAAGCTGGCCTCAGGGATTGCCCCGGTGGCGGAACTGCTCAAGCGGGGGGTAACGGTGGCTCTGGGGACGGATGGCTGCGCCTCCAACAACAATCTGGACTTGCTGCAGGAAATGGATACGGCGGCTAAACTTCAGAAAGTGCACTGCCTGGACCCCACTGTCCTGCCGGCGCCCACTGCGCTTAAGATGGCCACCTTAAACGGCGCCCGCGTCCTGGGTCTGGAAAACCAGGTGGGTGCCCTCGTCCCGGGTCTGAAGGGGGATATCATCGTGATCGATCTGGATCAGCCCCATTTGACCCCCATCTATGACCCTTATTCCCACCTGGTCTATGCCGCCACCGGCGCGGATGTCCAGACGGTCCTGGTGCACGGCCGCATCCTGGTGCAGGACCGGCGCCTGCTCTCCTTTGACCTGGAGGAGACCCTGGCCCGGGCCCGGGAATTGGCCGGCGGGCTCTTGGCCAAAAAGGTCGGCAACCTGGCGTCCCGCCACGGATAA
- a CDS encoding EamA family transporter, with protein sequence MMVKHVVLVLILLDVLLNVTGQLSLKYGMAKIGNFSLSLSTLPPIFLKAATNLHVLFGLLCYGMGFMVWLIVLSKSEVSYAYPLISLGYVFTAILARALFGEAVGATRLAGICVTCLGVLLIARS encoded by the coding sequence ATGATGGTCAAACATGTAGTCCTGGTGTTAATTTTACTTGATGTTTTGCTCAATGTCACCGGCCAGTTATCCCTAAAATACGGCATGGCCAAGATCGGCAATTTTTCATTGTCTCTGTCCACCCTCCCGCCGATCTTTTTGAAGGCGGCCACCAATCTCCATGTGCTGTTTGGGCTTCTGTGCTATGGCATGGGATTTATGGTCTGGCTGATTGTGTTGTCCAAGTCGGAAGTCAGTTACGCCTACCCGCTGATCAGTTTGGGGTACGTGTTCACCGCTATTCTGGCCCGGGCCTTATTCGGTGAGGCGGTAGGCGCCACCCGCCTGGCGGGTATCTGCGTCACCTGTTTAGGGGTGCTTTTGATAGCTCGGAGTTAA
- a CDS encoding SGNH/GDSL hydrolase family protein gives MSFTGRQIRFVLVSVLLSLAIAAVLAEVCLGVKESRTKKSVLDYADTKRFQPLGWGGYLKENLNIYVTDGLGGQVRWTTNAQGFRSDREFSREPLPGVLRILALGDSFNAGFRVGQAETLSTWRNEWINRHYGPAEILVAETEDPSSALYYLDKFGLQLKPQIVLLGITLGNDIVQAYQGLDPNGRYILTTENGVVHIEKNQNSMIGFEQLAAIKIPPEYLKSETPTEKFIRRAGRWLTRRQLLRRFYQQHEAITSWGDRDNLSLFDPNNGFGVFADPLSPEIEAAYQRLFRILEAFALICRQHHILFAVQIFPQRYQVQPEDWVRAIEEYGLEASRFNLMGPNQKIAACCREHGIICIDPTAAMAKWYSETQKTLYLPRGDMHWNKAGHHAFFECSLPAFANLVQAGFQRVQGHNSNTSAEGTPKLLTE, from the coding sequence ATGAGCTTTACAGGTAGGCAGATCAGATTCGTCCTGGTATCGGTTCTCCTCTCCCTGGCCATCGCCGCGGTCTTAGCGGAAGTGTGCTTAGGAGTCAAGGAAAGCCGTACGAAAAAGTCCGTCCTCGATTATGCCGATACCAAGCGCTTCCAACCATTAGGGTGGGGAGGATATCTCAAGGAGAATTTAAACATTTACGTAACCGACGGTCTGGGCGGCCAGGTACGCTGGACCACCAACGCCCAGGGGTTTCGCAGCGATCGGGAATTCAGCCGGGAGCCTCTCCCGGGGGTCTTGCGCATCCTTGCCTTGGGCGATTCGTTTAATGCCGGATTCCGGGTAGGCCAGGCTGAGACCTTGTCAACTTGGCGGAATGAATGGATTAACCGGCACTATGGCCCGGCCGAGATTTTGGTGGCCGAGACCGAAGATCCGAGCAGCGCCCTATATTATCTGGACAAGTTCGGCTTGCAGTTGAAACCGCAGATTGTGCTCTTAGGCATTACCCTGGGCAATGATATTGTCCAGGCCTACCAGGGTCTGGACCCCAATGGCAGGTATATCCTCACCACGGAAAACGGCGTGGTGCATATTGAGAAAAACCAAAACTCCATGATTGGGTTTGAACAATTGGCGGCCATTAAGATTCCGCCGGAGTATCTAAAGTCCGAGACCCCAACGGAGAAGTTTATCCGCCGAGCCGGCCGGTGGTTAACCAGGCGACAATTATTGCGGCGCTTCTATCAACAGCATGAGGCCATCACCAGTTGGGGCGACCGTGATAACCTCAGTCTCTTCGACCCTAACAACGGCTTTGGGGTGTTCGCCGATCCCCTGTCTCCTGAAATCGAGGCGGCCTATCAGCGGTTATTTCGCATCTTGGAAGCGTTTGCGCTCATCTGCCGCCAACACCACATCCTCTTCGCAGTGCAGATATTTCCCCAACGGTATCAGGTGCAACCCGAAGACTGGGTCAGAGCCATAGAAGAGTATGGCTTAGAAGCCTCCCGGTTCAATCTTATGGGTCCCAATCAAAAAATCGCCGCCTGCTGCCGGGAGCATGGCATCATCTGCATCGATCCCACTGCCGCTATGGCAAAATGGTATTCCGAAACCCAAAAAACCCTGTATCTTCCCCGGGGAGATATGCACTGGAACAAAGCAGGGCATCACGCCTTTTTTGAATGTTCCCTGCCGGCCTTTGCGAATCTGGTGCAAGCGGGCTTTCAAAGGGTTCAAGGGCACAACTCTAATACCTCAGCCGAAGGAACCCCAAAGCTCCTCACCGAATGA
- a CDS encoding lycopene cyclase domain-containing protein, giving the protein MVLVGLYVVLLAIPLEFIWFLKDYWNPLRYISVASFLYQESIFAFLLGGIVSVIYIVPIKDNSKFKLLNFILPIAIIALSMLIFTNGLRLNSIYSSQIGYGITTLMIFDLKPELIKKSLLSGFSMLVISIIGYEIILIIYPHLINDWWLVKNISGLILFGIPIEEIIWFALFGLSFGPIYNFWTESL; this is encoded by the coding sequence ATGGTTTTAGTAGGATTATATGTTGTTCTGTTGGCAATACCTTTAGAATTTATCTGGTTTTTAAAAGACTATTGGAATCCATTAAGATATATTTCTGTGGCCTCATTCCTCTATCAGGAATCTATTTTTGCATTTTTATTGGGAGGGATTGTATCAGTTATTTATATAGTTCCCATCAAAGATAATAGTAAATTTAAATTACTTAATTTTATTCTTCCAATCGCTATTATTGCCCTTTCGATGCTCATTTTTACAAATGGTTTAAGATTAAATTCAATATATTCAAGCCAGATTGGTTATGGTATTACAACGTTGATGATTTTTGATTTAAAGCCTGAATTAATAAAAAAATCTCTGTTGAGTGGCTTCTCTATGTTAGTTATATCAATCATAGGTTATGAGATTATATTAATAATATATCCTCATTTGATTAACGATTGGTGGCTGGTGAAAAATATTTCAGGCCTCATTTTATTTGGTATACCCATCGAAGAGATTATTTGGTTTGCATTGTTCGGATTGTCATTTGGACCGATATACAATTTTTGGACAGAATCACTTTAA
- a CDS encoding SGNH/GDSL hydrolase family protein, producing the protein MRFKNYLKNFSLIVLGCLVALVVLELLLRVYNPLEIRFKPDRIVLPVNKRYIINNVGKFTKLPPTTIHTKNSLGFRGAPPPADLKDDLTIVTIGGSTTECFYLSDGRTWPDLLGQDLARAFNRVWINNAGLDGATTYRHLILMEDYLIKLRPKVVLFLIGINDVGAGNLDATEHRGHYLRNLWRGFLYRSEVYSLEQNLYHYLIAQSRGLRHVEINLREVETLEQPSEATAPQTLQDYRTSSLPFFTQRLEKLIKISRAHGIEPVLITQPTLYGPGVDPVTGVNLAAIKVQDHFNGRTMYDFIELYNQVTRQVAQKHGVLLIDLARELPRNSAYYYDYLHYTEPGAAEVAAIIDRHLSPWLVQRFPTFRKTAP; encoded by the coding sequence ATGCGCTTCAAAAATTATCTAAAAAATTTTTCTTTAATAGTGCTTGGCTGTCTGGTGGCCCTGGTGGTGTTGGAGCTGTTGCTGCGGGTCTACAATCCTCTGGAAATTCGCTTTAAGCCCGACCGCATCGTCCTCCCGGTCAACAAGCGCTATATTATCAACAACGTCGGCAAATTCACCAAGCTACCCCCAACCACCATTCACACCAAGAACTCCTTGGGGTTCCGCGGGGCTCCGCCTCCCGCCGATCTCAAAGATGACCTGACTATCGTCACCATCGGCGGCAGTACCACGGAGTGCTTCTACCTCTCCGACGGCCGCACCTGGCCGGATCTCCTCGGGCAAGATCTTGCCCGCGCTTTTAACCGGGTCTGGATCAACAATGCGGGTCTGGACGGGGCCACCACCTATCGACACCTTATCCTGATGGAGGATTACCTTATCAAGTTGCGGCCCAAGGTGGTGCTATTCTTGATCGGCATCAATGACGTGGGGGCCGGCAACCTGGACGCGACCGAGCACCGGGGACATTATTTGAGAAATCTGTGGCGGGGTTTCTTGTACCGCAGCGAGGTCTATTCCTTAGAGCAAAATCTTTACCACTATCTCATTGCCCAGAGCCGGGGGCTGCGGCATGTGGAAATTAACCTCAGAGAAGTTGAAACCCTGGAGCAGCCCTCAGAAGCCACCGCGCCGCAAACTCTCCAAGATTATCGGACCAGCTCTTTGCCTTTTTTTACCCAGCGGTTGGAAAAGCTCATCAAAATCTCCCGGGCCCATGGCATCGAACCGGTTCTGATCACCCAGCCGACCCTTTATGGTCCGGGTGTCGATCCGGTCACCGGGGTGAATCTTGCCGCCATTAAAGTCCAGGACCACTTCAACGGCCGGACGATGTACGACTTTATCGAACTGTATAACCAAGTAACCCGGCAGGTGGCCCAAAAACACGGGGTGCTGTTGATCGACCTGGCCCGGGAACTGCCCCGCAACTCCGCCTATTATTACGATTACCTCCACTATACCGAACCCGGGGCGGCTGAGGTGGCGGCCATCATCGACCGGCATTTGTCTCCATGGTTAGTTCAGCGCTTTCCGACTTTCCGAAAAACAGCCCCCTAG
- the pckA gene encoding phosphoenolpyruvate carboxykinase (ATP): protein MKKDLKHQGIRNVAAVHWNLPTSALYEKIVNQKEGLIAHLGPVVVRTGAYTGRSPKDKFIVEEPSSSAQIHWGEENQPFTSEKFDLIHYRLLAYLQGKEIFVQDRHAGADRNYQMNIRLITATAWQSLFARNMFPAPVGPGEPVHVGPDFTIISAPGFHAVPELDGTNSEAFIMVNFGKKLVVIGGTSYAGEIKKSVFTILNYYLPQKEVLSMHCAANEGRDGKTALFFGLSGTGKTSLSADPARKLIGDDEHGWGKGGIFNFEGGCYAKAIRLSPKAEPEIYECTRKFGTILENVGIDLATRRLDLNDASLTENTRAAYPITHLPNIVRAGVGDHPNHIFMLACDAFGVLPPISRLTPEQATYHFLSGYTAKVAGTERGLGKEPQVTFSTCFGAPFLPIPPAVYARLFREKVNQHKPTCWLVNTGWTGGPFGVGHRIEIAHSRALLHAAMSGHLDEVPTYQEPFFGLTVPTTCPGVPDAILYPQKTWSDPQAYETTARDLAKRFRENFTKYAANVDPEVLAAAPR, encoded by the coding sequence ATGAAGAAAGACCTGAAGCATCAAGGCATCAGAAACGTCGCCGCGGTCCACTGGAACCTACCCACCTCGGCTCTCTACGAAAAAATCGTCAACCAGAAAGAAGGACTCATCGCCCACCTGGGGCCGGTGGTAGTGCGCACTGGCGCCTATACCGGCCGCTCTCCCAAGGATAAATTTATTGTCGAAGAGCCCTCCAGCTCCGCCCAGATTCATTGGGGGGAAGAGAACCAGCCTTTTACCTCGGAAAAATTCGATCTCATCCATTACCGGCTGCTGGCCTATCTACAGGGCAAGGAGATCTTCGTCCAGGACCGCCACGCCGGTGCGGACCGGAATTACCAGATGAATATCCGCCTGATTACCGCCACGGCCTGGCAAAGCCTCTTTGCCCGCAATATGTTCCCGGCCCCGGTGGGCCCCGGCGAACCCGTGCATGTCGGCCCTGATTTCACCATTATCAGCGCCCCGGGCTTCCATGCGGTGCCGGAGCTGGATGGGACCAATTCCGAAGCCTTCATCATGGTCAATTTCGGCAAAAAGCTGGTCGTCATCGGTGGCACCTCCTACGCCGGGGAGATCAAAAAATCGGTCTTCACCATCTTGAACTACTACCTGCCCCAAAAGGAAGTGCTGTCCATGCACTGCGCCGCCAACGAGGGGCGGGATGGGAAGACAGCCCTGTTTTTCGGCCTGTCGGGGACCGGCAAGACCAGCCTCTCCGCCGATCCGGCGCGCAAGCTCATCGGCGATGACGAACACGGTTGGGGCAAAGGCGGCATCTTTAACTTCGAAGGGGGCTGCTACGCCAAGGCGATTCGCCTGAGTCCCAAGGCGGAGCCGGAGATTTACGAATGCACCCGAAAGTTCGGCACCATCCTGGAAAACGTCGGTATCGACCTGGCCACCCGCCGCCTGGACCTGAATGACGCCAGCTTGACGGAAAACACCCGAGCCGCCTATCCCATCACCCACCTGCCCAATATCGTCCGCGCCGGGGTAGGGGACCATCCGAACCATATCTTCATGTTAGCCTGTGACGCCTTCGGGGTCTTGCCTCCCATCTCTCGCCTGACCCCGGAGCAAGCCACTTACCATTTTCTATCCGGTTACACCGCCAAGGTGGCCGGCACCGAGCGGGGCCTGGGAAAAGAACCCCAGGTAACCTTCAGCACCTGTTTCGGAGCCCCCTTCCTGCCGATTCCCCCCGCGGTTTACGCCCGTTTGTTCCGGGAGAAGGTGAACCAACATAAGCCCACCTGCTGGCTGGTGAACACCGGCTGGACCGGCGGGCCCTTCGGAGTGGGCCATCGCATTGAGATCGCCCACAGCCGGGCCCTGTTGCACGCGGCCATGTCCGGTCATTTGGATGAAGTCCCCACTTACCAGGAGCCCTTTTTTGGGCTGACCGTGCCCACCACCTGTCCGGGGGTGCCGGATGCCATCCTTTATCCCCAAAAAACCTGGTCCGACCCCCAGGCCTACGAGACCACCGCCCGGGATCTGGCGAAGCGCTTCCGGGAAAATTTCACCAAATACGCCGCCAACGTGGATCCGGAGGTGCTGGCCGCCGCACCGCGGTGA
- a CDS encoding DNA methyltransferase — protein MTEVDDAGIDLVVTSPPYWQIKDYDVPGQIGYGQSLHEYLKDLYHTWRECFRVLREGARLCINIGDQFARASVYGRYKVIPLHAEFINQCEQIGFDFMGAIIWQKKTTMNTSGGATIMGSYPFPPNGIVEIDYEYIHIFKKPGQSKKVSKEIKAASRLTKEEWKEYFAGHWYFGGTRQVGHEAMFPEELPRRLIKMFTFKGDTVLDPFLGSGTTVKAALDLARNVVGYEINPDFLQAIPQKIGGVDRLPFYSEIQIIKTHKKIEELPQIDYTPAIRDAVGRPEGHRPQLSPDRLHRVTEIIDEQTIGLDNGHRVKFLGVRIDRKDESIEYLRTRILGKQVLLKEDGSNDHEIISAYVYLKNKIFINAHLIKSGMASPDLAVNHKLNQKFIKLKEQREEIKAAIAIKGE, from the coding sequence ATGACGGAAGTGGATGACGCAGGCATCGACCTGGTGGTGACCTCCCCGCCCTATTGGCAGATCAAGGATTATGACGTCCCCGGCCAGATCGGCTACGGCCAGAGCCTGCACGAGTATCTGAAGGACCTATACCACACCTGGCGGGAATGCTTCCGGGTACTCCGGGAGGGGGCCCGGCTCTGCATCAACATCGGCGATCAGTTCGCCCGGGCCTCGGTCTACGGCCGCTACAAAGTCATTCCCCTCCACGCCGAGTTCATCAATCAGTGCGAGCAGATCGGGTTCGACTTCATGGGGGCCATCATCTGGCAGAAGAAGACCACCATGAATACCAGCGGCGGCGCCACCATCATGGGCTCCTACCCTTTTCCGCCCAATGGCATCGTGGAGATTGATTATGAATATATCCATATTTTCAAGAAACCAGGGCAGAGCAAGAAGGTCTCGAAAGAGATCAAGGCAGCCTCTCGCCTGACCAAGGAGGAGTGGAAGGAATATTTCGCCGGGCACTGGTATTTCGGCGGGACCCGTCAGGTGGGGCACGAAGCCATGTTTCCCGAGGAGCTGCCGCGGCGGTTGATTAAGATGTTCACCTTTAAGGGTGATACGGTCTTGGACCCCTTTTTGGGGAGCGGCACCACCGTGAAGGCGGCCCTGGATTTGGCCCGGAATGTTGTGGGCTATGAAATCAATCCCGATTTTCTACAGGCAATCCCTCAAAAAATCGGTGGAGTTGATCGCTTACCGTTTTATAGCGAAATCCAAATAATTAAGACCCATAAAAAAATTGAGGAACTGCCGCAAATCGATTATACTCCGGCAATTCGCGATGCCGTGGGCCGGCCGGAAGGCCACCGCCCGCAGTTGAGCCCTGACCGACTGCACAGGGTGACCGAGATTATTGATGAGCAGACCATCGGATTGGATAACGGCCATAGGGTCAAGTTCTTAGGGGTACGGATCGACCGGAAAGACGAGTCCATAGAGTATCTGCGGACTCGGATTCTGGGCAAGCAGGTCCTCCTGAAAGAAGATGGTAGCAATGATCACGAGATAATTTCAGCCTATGTCTATTTAAAAAATAAGATATTTATCAATGCCCATTTAATTAAAAGCGGGATGGCTTCTCCGGATTTAGCGGTTAACCATAAATTAAACCAAAAGTTTATCAAGCTAAAAGAGCAAAGAGAAGAGATTAAGGCAGCAATAGCCATAAAGGGTGAATAA
- the ruvA gene encoding Holliday junction branch migration protein RuvA encodes MIGYLEGELMDKSPTLILVKVGGVGYQVAIPLSTFYALPDPPAQVALQIHTRLQEDALQLYGFSTLEEKDVFLQLLRIPRVGARTALNILSGINPEDFAQALMQGDDKRLAGIPGIGKKSAARIMLELKDKLPPARRPRPASPKETLIQDALSALINLGYHKNMAEKALDAAQAHGAGTLEDLLRQSLKMLAK; translated from the coding sequence ATGATCGGATACCTGGAAGGCGAGCTCATGGACAAATCCCCGACCCTTATCCTGGTTAAGGTGGGGGGCGTGGGCTATCAAGTCGCCATTCCCCTCTCCACTTTTTATGCGTTGCCCGACCCGCCGGCGCAGGTTGCCCTCCAGATTCATACCCGCCTGCAAGAGGACGCCTTACAGCTCTATGGCTTCAGCACCCTGGAAGAAAAGGACGTCTTTCTGCAACTCCTGCGTATTCCCCGCGTCGGCGCCCGCACCGCATTGAATATTTTAAGCGGCATCAATCCTGAAGACTTTGCCCAGGCCCTGATGCAGGGCGATGACAAACGTCTGGCCGGTATTCCCGGTATCGGCAAGAAATCCGCGGCCCGGATCATGCTGGAACTGAAAGATAAGCTACCCCCGGCGCGGCGCCCGCGTCCTGCCTCGCCTAAGGAGACCCTGATCCAGGACGCCCTTTCGGCACTCATTAATCTGGGATATCACAAAAATATGGCAGAAAAGGCCCTGGACGCGGCCCAGGCCCACGGAGCGGGGACCCTGGAGGACTTGCTGCGCCAGAGCCTGAAAATGCTGGCGAAATGA